In Gemmatimonadota bacterium, a single genomic region encodes these proteins:
- a CDS encoding gliding-motility protein MglA — protein MPLVNYSTREITCKIVYYGPGRSGKTTNLQYIHERLPDARRGQMISLATETDRTLFFDFLPLDLGTISGFRVRYQLYTVPGQVYYEATRRLVLRGADGVVFVADSQRELLEENVSSLRSLYANLLEEGFQIRELPIVLQYNKRDLPDILPVAELDQVLNFWELSAYPSIAVTGAGVMDTLRAISEQVLRSLSRGMAGSHAARGGTASGQPRARRRAR, from the coding sequence ATGCCGCTGGTCAACTACTCGACGCGTGAGATCACCTGCAAGATCGTCTACTACGGGCCGGGGCGGTCCGGAAAGACGACCAACCTGCAGTACATCCACGAGCGCCTGCCCGATGCGCGCAGGGGCCAGATGATCTCGCTGGCCACCGAGACGGACCGCACGCTGTTCTTCGACTTCCTGCCCCTGGACCTGGGCACAATCTCGGGATTCCGCGTGCGCTACCAGCTCTATACCGTGCCCGGGCAGGTGTATTATGAGGCGACGCGCCGCCTGGTGCTGCGCGGCGCCGATGGCGTGGTCTTCGTGGCCGATTCGCAGCGCGAGCTGCTCGAGGAGAACGTCTCGAGCCTGCGCAGTCTCTACGCCAACCTGCTGGAGGAGGGGTTCCAGATCCGCGAGCTGCCCATCGTGCTGCAGTATAATAAGCGCGACCTGCCGGACATCCTGCCCGTGGCAGAGCTCGATCAAGTGCTGAACTTCTGGGAGCTGTCGGCCTACCCCTCCATTGCCGTGACCGGCGCCGGCGTAATGGACACGCTGCGCGCCATCAGCGAGCAGGTGCTGCGCAGCCTCTCCCGGGGCATGGCCGGCAGCCACGCCGCCCGAGGCGGCACGGCGTCGGGCCAGCCGCGGGCCCGCCGCCGCGCGCGCTAG